The DNA sequence CGCGATCGCGCGCCGTCTCCATGCCCGAATCCAGATAGATGGCGCCAATCAAGGCTTCCAGGGCGTCGGCCAGAATCGATTCGCGGCGGAAACCACCGCTCTTCAATTCGCCGGAGCCCAGGCGCAGGTATTCACCCAGGTCGAAACCACGGGCCAGCAGGGCCAGGGTTTCGCCTTTCACCAACCGTGCACGCAAGCGCGACAGCTGGCCTTCGCGTGCCTGAGGGAAGCGCTCGAACAGCGCCTCGCCGGCAACGAAGTTGAGGATGGCATCACCGAGAAACTCCAGCCGCTCGTTATTGCGGCCGGCGAAGCTGCGGTGAGTCAGGGCCAGGACCATCAGTTCCTGATCCTTGAAGGTATAGCCGAGCTGACGCTCGAGACGGCTCAAGGAAACGCTCACAATGTACCCACGCGCATTTCGTGGTCGAATTTCACCACCGGGCCAATGAACCGGGGCTCACACTTGTCTTCTTTCAAGGAGGCCGGGACCGCAGTCCCCGCCACCGTCACGCTTAACGCTTTGTTCAAATCCGGATCCTGCAGGCTGTTGGGCTAGGTGCCCATTCGGCACAGACTGTGGCGTCGCCAAGATCGATTGACCTCATCAACACAGCCTATGCCAGAAAAGCATTCGGCGCTGTCCCAGGACAGCGCCGTTGTTGACTTACTTGATCAGGCCCACCCGCGAGAAGTTCGGGAAGTGGCTCAGTTTCGGCTCCGGCCAGCTCATCCAGACAGCGAAGGCCTTACCGACGATGTTCTGGTCCGGAACCATGCCCAGCAGATCCTTTGGAATCTTCGGGTCGTCCCAGAAACGGCTGTCGTTGGAGTTGTCGCGATTGTCACCCATCATGAAGTAATGCCCGGTCGGCACTACCCATTGCTGATCGGGCGGCATGCGGTAGCGGCTCATTTCCTTGCGGATCAAGTGCTCGGCCACGCCCAGCTTCTCCTGGTACAGCTCGGCGCTGCCCAGGGTGCCCGGCTCGCTGCCGACCAGCTGCTCGGCAACCGGCTGGCCATTGACGAACAGACGCTTGTCGTTGGTGTAACGCACCAGGTCACCCGGCAAGCCGACGACGCGCTTGATGTAGTTCACGTTCGGGTCGCTGGGGTAGCGGAACACCATCACATCGCCACGCTGCGGTTCACCGACTTCGATGACCTTTTTGTCGACCACCGGCAGACGGATACCGTAGGAGAACTTGTTCACCAGGATGAAATCGCCCACGTCCAGGGTCGGCTTCATCGACCCCGAGGGGATCTGGAAGGGTTCGACCAGGAAAGAACGCAGCACCAGGACGATGAACAGCACCGGGAAGAACGATTTGCCGTACTCGACCAGCAACGGCTCCTTGTTCAAGCGCTCGACGACCGCAATCTCGGGCTGGCTGACGCTGCCCTGGTAGTTGGCAATGGCCGTGCGCCGACGAGGTGCCAGAAACAGCAGGTCGATCAAGGCCAGCAAACCGCAGACGGCAACAGCGATGACTAACAACAGCGGGAAATTTAGAGACATAGGACCTAACTATCCAACCTGAGCACGGCAAGGAAAGCTTCTTGTGGAATTTCCACGTTGCCCACCTGCTTCATGCGTTTCTTACCGGCCTTCTGCTTTTCCAAAAGCTTGCGCTTACGGCTGACGTCACCGCCGTAGCATTTGGCCAGTACGTTCTTTCTGAGTGCCTTGACAGTGGTTCGCGCCACGATCTGCCCGCCAATGGCGGCCTGGATTGCCACGTCGAACATCTGCCGCGGGATCAGCTCCTTCATCTTCTCGGTCAGCGCGCGACCCTTGTAGTGCGCGTTGTCCTTGTGCACGATCAGCGCCAGGGCATCGACCTTGTCACCGTTGATCAGTACATCCAGCTTGACCAGGTTGGCCGACTGGTAGCGATCGAAATGGTAATCCAGCGATGCGTAACCGCGGCTGGTGGATTTCAGGCGATCGAAGAAGTCCAGTACCACCTCGTTCATCGGCAGGTCGTAACGGACTTGCACCTGGGAACCGAGGAACTGCATGTCGCGCTGTACGCCACGCTTTTCGATGCACAGGGTGATGACGTTGCCCAGGTGCTCTTGCGGCACGAGAATCGTCGCGGCCACGATCGGCTCGCGGAAATCCTCGACCGCGGAAACATCCGGCAATTTAGATGGGTTATCGACGTAGATCGTCTCACCGTTCTTCAATTGGACTTCGAAGATAACGCTAGGCGCGGTGGTGATCAGGTCCAGGTCGTATTCGCGTTCCAGACGTTCCTGGATGATCTCCATGTGGAGCATGCCGAGGAAGCCGCAACGGAAACCGAAGCCCAGTGCGTCGGAGCTTTCGGGCGAGTACTGCAGCGACGAGTCGTTCAGGGTCAGCTTTTGCAGGGCTTCGCGGAAGTCTTCGAAGTCGTCGGAGCTGACCGGGAACAGGCCGGCATAAACCTGCGGCTGTACGCGTTTGAAGCCGGGCAGTACATCGACGTCGGGGGTGCTGCTCAAGGTCAGGGTGTCACCCACCGGTGCACCGTGAATGTCCTTGATACTGGCAATGATGAAGCCTACTTCACCGGCTTTCAGATCAACGGTCTGGGTATGCTTGGGGGTGAATACACCCACGCTGTCGACCAGATGCACCTTGCCGGTGGATTTGACCAGGATCTTGTCGCCCTTTTTCACGCGGCCATGACGCACGCGCACCAGGGAGACTACGCCCAGGTAGTTGTCGAACCAGGAGTCGATGATCAACGCTTGCAGCGGATCTTCGATGTTGCCGGTCGGCGCAGGGATGGTATGAACCAGGCGCTCGAGCACTTCATCGACGCCAAGGCCCGTTTTGGCACTGCAGGTCACCGCATCGGTGGCGTCGATGCCGATGATTTTCTCGATTTCTTCCTTGACGCGGTCCGGATCGGCCTGGGGCAGGTCGATCTTGTTCAGCACCGGCATGACCTCAAGGCCCTGCTCGATGGCGGTATAGCAGTTGGCTACGGACTGGGCTTCTACGCCCTGGCCGGCATCGACCACCAGCAACGCACCTTCACAGGCCGCCAGTGACCGGCTGACTTCATAGGTGAAGTCGACGTGGCCCGGGGTGTCAATGAAGTTCAGTTGGTAGTTGATTCCGTCCTTGGCCTTGTAATACAGGGTGACGCTGTGGGCCTTGATGGTGATCCCGCGCTCGCGCTCGAGGTCCATGGAGTCCAGGACCTGGGCTTCCATTTCGCGCTCGGCCAGGCCGCCGCACATCTGGATGAATCGGTCGGCCAGCGTCGACTTGCCATGGTCAATGTGGGCGATGATGGAGAAATTGCGGATATGACTCAAATCACTCACGGGTCAACACTCAAAAAGGCTGCGGGACGGACGCCCACCGAAAAATAGCCGGGAATTGTACCTGAAAGACGCCATACCCGTCACGCGTGCAACTATTTCCTTCGATCAAACGGCGACCGCTTCGCGCTCGAGCGCAGCCTGGCGGCAGCGGCTACAGGTTCCGGCTCGACTCGGCAGGTGTAGCCGCTGCCGCAGGCTGCGCTCGAGCGCGAAGCGGTCGCAGCACTTTCAGACATCGGCATAGGGGACGGCCTTCACAGGCCGCTCCCCTGCCACACCACCCGGCATGCGGGTCCGCACCGGGCGGTTCGAGAGATTGAGGTTATGAGAGGCGCACTAATCCCAGCCTGTCGAACCACGCAATATTAAGCACGCGATTCAGCTCCAAACGACTGTTACGCCACCAGCGACAGGTGTTTCCAGCCACTTTTTGCGCCACTTGCCGGGTCGCGCCAAGCGCTCGCAGCTCCCGATAGGTCGTCGTTCCCCGCTTCCACTGCTTGAGCTGGATCGCTCGCAGCCGGTGTCGTATCCATTCGTCCAGCTCACGCCAGACGGCTGGGGTTTGCGACAAGCCGAAGTAAGTTTTCCACCCCAGAATGTAAGGTCGCAGATCATCGACGATCTGTTGCAGGCTACGACCGCATGAGCGCCGGGTGTACCAGCGTATCCGCTGCTTGAACTGCTTCTGCGCTTTGTAGGATGAAGCACGTTTGACTTCGCCTCGGGCTATCCACAACTCATAGCCTAGAAACTTGCGACCAAACGCACTCGTCACTGCACTTTTGCTCTCGTTGACACTCAAGTGCAGCTTTTCATACAGACGCCTCAGCAAAGCCATTACCCGGTGCCCCGCCTTCTGACTGCGAACATAGACATTCGCATCGTCGGCATAGCGCACGAAGCAATGACCTCGGCGTTCAAGCTCCCGATCCACTTCATCCAGCAGCACATTCGCCAGCAACGGCGACAGCGGGCCGCCTTGCGGCGCCCCGCAAAGACTGTTTTCGAGCACGCCATTAATCAGCGTTCCCGCACCCAGATACGCCCGAATCAGCCGGATAACCGCCCGATCCGAAATCCGTTTACGTAGACGATCCATCAGAATGTCGTGATCGACCCGGTCGAAGAATTTCTCCAGATCCACATCCACCACCACTTTTCGACCCGAGGACACGTAGCACTGAGCCGCCAAGACGGCCCCCTGTGCACAACGCCCCGGACGGAAGCCGTAGCTGTGCTCACTGAAAGTGGGATCGAGTAGCGGCTGCAAAATTTGCAGCAACGCTTGTTGGATCAGACGGTCGGTGACCGTCGGAATACCCAGCTCGCGCTGACCGCCGTCGGGCTTGGGGATGGCCACACGTCGTACCGGACTAGGCCGATAGACACCGGACACAAGCTGTTCACGAATCACAACCCATTGGCTCAGCAGATGTTCGGCCGTCTGATCTATATCCAGACCGTCGACCCCTGCTGCACCTTTATTGGCCTTGACCCGTTTCCACGCCCGTTTCAGGTTTTCTCTCGCAAAGGCGCGTTCCAGCAGCCCTTGCCCTGCGTAGTCGGATTCATCTTGCGGGCAATTGACCTCGTCGCTGACGGGACTTCTCACGACTTCACCGCTCGTTATCTCCATCCGCCCCGCGTTTGGCAGGCATCTGACTTCCGGTCTTTCGCATCAACATGACCTATAACGCTTTCTCTCGTTCAGCCCTTCGTCAAAAAAAAGACTACTACGGCCTCTGCTGACTTCTCGCTCCGGCTCGCGCCGTCGCCCTTTCAGGCATGAGGCGAGATCTCCCCAGGTAAGAACGCAATCCTTCACCACACAACCGCCGGATTTACGCTGCCTGATCTTTGACCACAAGAGCTTCGCGGTTTTGTGCCCGCTCACCCTGATCGGCTTCGCCTTTTATCCGGTTCTTGTACATCGGCTCATGGCTTCGATTCACGCTTCCTCCCCACACTCGGTCACCCTCATGCAGTTGCGCTTCACTTCGTTCGCTGTGGTCAGCTCACGGCGGGACTTTCACCCACAAGATTGCGCCCATGCTGGGCGCACACAAAAAAGGGCGGTCAATGACCGCCCTCCCTCAACCGTCTATCGACTTATTCAGCCAATTTGAAGGTAATGAAGCTGGCCCGCCCCTGGCGCAGGACACGCATGGACACCGAGCGGTTCTTCGGCAGTTCCTTGGCGATCTGGGTGAAATCGTTCGCCGAGGCGATTGCCTGATTGTTCAGGTGAGTGATGACATCACCCGGCTGCAGGCCGATCAGCGCGGCAGGGCCGTCCAGTACCTCTTTGATTACCACGCCACCCTGGAGGTCGAGGCTCTTTTTCTGCTCGGCGGTCAGATCGGTCACGGCCACGCCCAGACGATTGCTGCTGCGTTCCACGCCCGCCTTGGCGCTGGCACTGAGACTCTGGTCTTCCTCCGGCAGAATGCCAACGGTGACATCCAGCGTCTTGCGCTTGCCTTCCCGGATGACTTCCAGGCTGGCCTTGGCGCCGTCTTTCAGCCCACCGACCAGATGCGGCAGGTCTGCGGACATGATGATCGGCTGACCGTTCATGCTCAGGATCACGTCACCCACCTGCAGGCCACCCTTGGCCGCCGGGCCGTCCTCCATCACCTGGGCAACCAGTGCACCGGCCGGCTTGTCCAGGCCGAAGGATTCAGCCAGGTCCTTGTTGACCTCCTGAATGACCACGCCCAGCCAACCGCGGCTGACCTTGCCGTCTTTCTTCAACTGGTTGGACACGTCCAGCGCCACATCGATCGGGATGGCGAACGACAGGCCCATGAAGCCGCCGGAGCGGGTGAAGATCTGCGAGTTGATACCCACGACTTCGCCGTTCATGTTGAACAGCGGGCCACCGGAGTTACCCGGGTTGATCGCCACGTCCGTCTGGATGAAGGGTACATAGGTGTCGTTTGGCAGGGCCCGGCCCTTGGCGCTGACGATCCCCTTGGTCACCGAATGGTCCAGGCCGAACGGCGAGCCGATAGCCACTACCCACTCACCGACTTTGAGCTTGTTCGAATCACCGAGCTTGACGATCGGCAGGTCCTTGCCTTCGATCTTCAGTAGCGCGACATCGGTACGCGGGTCGGTACCGACCAGTTTGGCGGAGTACTCACTGCGATCGGACAGACGGACGAGAATCTCATCGGCACCATCGATCACATGGTTGTTGGTCAGCACGTAACCGTCGGCCGAAACGATGAACCCCGAACCCAGCGACTGCGCTTCACGCTGACGGTCACCACGCGGCGTGCGCGGAGGCTGTGGCATGTTGCGCTCGAAGAACTCGCGAAACATCGGCGGCAGGCCTTCGAGGTCCGGCATTTGCCCTGAGGCAATCCCGCGCTCAGGCAGTTTCTGCTTGGTACTGATGTTCACCACAGCCGGCGCGGCCTGCTCGACCAGCGTCGTGAAGTCAGGCAAGGCTTCGGCCTGGGCAGTGACCACCTGACCGAGCATCAGCACGGCGGCGAACAATGAAAGGCAGGTTTTCAAGCGTGGTATCGACATACGGCTCCCGTAGCAACGAGCGTGGTTAAGCAATAGGGACCAGCAAACACAAAAAACCCGGGCACCGCCCTGCAGGCTGCGACCAAGTTTCATGCATTGGCTTTTCTGATGCTGCAACAGCAAGCAAGGCCAGCCCCTGGAGGGACTGACCTATAGAAAATTTTTGGTGATTTTGCAAACGCCAATGCTCACCAAACATGTCGGCATCTCAGACGCGGATCGGGCATTCAGCACCTCGCGCCATACAATACCGCATACCGACAAGCATTGCGCCACCCCTCAATTCTTGCTCTGAGGGTCTTGCGCGCGCATCGACAGCGCAACCCGTTCGGCGGTACCGATCGGAATTTCACCCACCACGGTGACCATAATCTCGCCCTTGGGCGTGGTCAAATGCCGCGATACGGCAACGGTCGGCCCAAGCTGGGTGCGGGTATCGGTGACTGATTCGCCATTGAGCGGCTCAAGAAACACCGAGAAACGTGCCAGGCCGTCGTCATACATCAAACTGCTGACCGTGGCCTTGGTTTGCGGATCCTTGCGCACGTAGCTGTTGACGAGTTCGAAGCCAGGCGGCAGCCAGTCGGAACGCCAGCTGGCCAGTGCTTCGGCGGCCTGCGCCGATACCTTGGCAACGGCCTTGCAATTGGAACTGGGCTGCAAGTCCTGTTCGCTGGGCACGGCCTTGATGTCGAGCCCCGTGAACTGGAAACGCTCCAGCAGCTGGCTCATGTCGTTGAGCAGCAGCGACTTGAGGGGCAAGCCCGTTTCCTTGTCCAGATGCAATTCGAAGGCGTATCGGTGCTGATCGCGTGGCGTCAGTGCCACGACATCCACCTCACGGCCTGCTACGCGTGTCACTCCAATGATCTTGATGTCATACCAGGACATCAATTTGAGCGGATCGAGCAACCGACCGGATGAATCCGGGGCATTGCCCACACCCGCCACCAGGGTTCCACTTACACATTGCGTCTGCCCATCGACCCGCACCACCTCCTGGGGCAACCCATCGAGCTGCAGCAGCCGCTCGGTGATCTTGCCATCCTGAACACGGTGCCAGATCCGGTGGGTCGAGAAGATCCCG is a window from the Pseudomonas sp. LS1212 genome containing:
- the ltrA gene encoding group II intron reverse transcriptase/maturase → MEITSGEVVRSPVSDEVNCPQDESDYAGQGLLERAFARENLKRAWKRVKANKGAAGVDGLDIDQTAEHLLSQWVVIREQLVSGVYRPSPVRRVAIPKPDGGQRELGIPTVTDRLIQQALLQILQPLLDPTFSEHSYGFRPGRCAQGAVLAAQCYVSSGRKVVVDVDLEKFFDRVDHDILMDRLRKRISDRAVIRLIRAYLGAGTLINGVLENSLCGAPQGGPLSPLLANVLLDEVDRELERRGHCFVRYADDANVYVRSQKAGHRVMALLRRLYEKLHLSVNESKSAVTSAFGRKFLGYELWIARGEVKRASSYKAQKQFKQRIRWYTRRSCGRSLQQIVDDLRPYILGWKTYFGLSQTPAVWRELDEWIRHRLRAIQLKQWKRGTTTYRELRALGATRQVAQKVAGNTCRWWRNSRLELNRVLNIAWFDRLGLVRLS
- the rnc gene encoding ribonuclease III; amino-acid sequence: MSVSLSRLERQLGYTFKDQELMVLALTHRSFAGRNNERLEFLGDAILNFVAGEALFERFPQAREGQLSRLRARLVKGETLALLARGFDLGEYLRLGSGELKSGGFRRESILADALEALIGAIYLDSGMETARDRVLSWLANEFESLTLVDTNKDPKTRLQEFLQSRACDLPRYEVVDIQGEPHCRTFFVECEITLLNEKSRGQGVSRRIAEQVAAAAALIALGVENGND
- the lepA gene encoding translation elongation factor 4 is translated as MSDLSHIRNFSIIAHIDHGKSTLADRFIQMCGGLAEREMEAQVLDSMDLERERGITIKAHSVTLYYKAKDGINYQLNFIDTPGHVDFTYEVSRSLAACEGALLVVDAGQGVEAQSVANCYTAIEQGLEVMPVLNKIDLPQADPDRVKEEIEKIIGIDATDAVTCSAKTGLGVDEVLERLVHTIPAPTGNIEDPLQALIIDSWFDNYLGVVSLVRVRHGRVKKGDKILVKSTGKVHLVDSVGVFTPKHTQTVDLKAGEVGFIIASIKDIHGAPVGDTLTLSSTPDVDVLPGFKRVQPQVYAGLFPVSSDDFEDFREALQKLTLNDSSLQYSPESSDALGFGFRCGFLGMLHMEIIQERLEREYDLDLITTAPSVIFEVQLKNGETIYVDNPSKLPDVSAVEDFREPIVAATILVPQEHLGNVITLCIEKRGVQRDMQFLGSQVQVRYDLPMNEVVLDFFDRLKSTSRGYASLDYHFDRYQSANLVKLDVLINGDKVDALALIVHKDNAHYKGRALTEKMKELIPRQMFDVAIQAAIGGQIVARTTVKALRKNVLAKCYGGDVSRKRKLLEKQKAGKKRMKQVGNVEIPQEAFLAVLRLDS
- a CDS encoding MucB/RseB C-terminal domain-containing protein; the protein is MRALPLIPLLLGGWLTVPAQAASPADARVTNMFSRLAQAERQQDFQGTFVYERNGIFSTHRIWHRVQDGKITERLLQLDGLPQEVVRVDGQTQCVSGTLVAGVGNAPDSSGRLLDPLKLMSWYDIKIIGVTRVAGREVDVVALTPRDQHRYAFELHLDKETGLPLKSLLLNDMSQLLERFQFTGLDIKAVPSEQDLQPSSNCKAVAKVSAQAAEALASWRSDWLPPGFELVNSYVRKDPQTKATVSSLMYDDGLARFSVFLEPLNGESVTDTRTQLGPTVAVSRHLTTPKGEIMVTVVGEIPIGTAERVALSMRAQDPQSKN
- a CDS encoding DegQ family serine endoprotease, whose amino-acid sequence is MPRLKTCLSLFAAVLMLGQVVTAQAEALPDFTTLVEQAAPAVVNISTKQKLPERGIASGQMPDLEGLPPMFREFFERNMPQPPRTPRGDRQREAQSLGSGFIVSADGYVLTNNHVIDGADEILVRLSDRSEYSAKLVGTDPRTDVALLKIEGKDLPIVKLGDSNKLKVGEWVVAIGSPFGLDHSVTKGIVSAKGRALPNDTYVPFIQTDVAINPGNSGGPLFNMNGEVVGINSQIFTRSGGFMGLSFAIPIDVALDVSNQLKKDGKVSRGWLGVVIQEVNKDLAESFGLDKPAGALVAQVMEDGPAAKGGLQVGDVILSMNGQPIIMSADLPHLVGGLKDGAKASLEVIREGKRKTLDVTVGILPEEDQSLSASAKAGVERSSNRLGVAVTDLTAEQKKSLDLQGGVVIKEVLDGPAALIGLQPGDVITHLNNQAIASANDFTQIAKELPKNRSVSMRVLRQGRASFITFKLAE
- the lepB gene encoding signal peptidase I; this encodes MSLNFPLLLVIAVAVCGLLALIDLLFLAPRRRTAIANYQGSVSQPEIAVVERLNKEPLLVEYGKSFFPVLFIVLVLRSFLVEPFQIPSGSMKPTLDVGDFILVNKFSYGIRLPVVDKKVIEVGEPQRGDVMVFRYPSDPNVNYIKRVVGLPGDLVRYTNDKRLFVNGQPVAEQLVGSEPGTLGSAELYQEKLGVAEHLIRKEMSRYRMPPDQQWVVPTGHYFMMGDNRDNSNDSRFWDDPKIPKDLLGMVPDQNIVGKAFAVWMSWPEPKLSHFPNFSRVGLIK